From the Prunus dulcis chromosome 4, ALMONDv2, whole genome shotgun sequence genome, one window contains:
- the LOC117624763 gene encoding histone deacetylase 14 translates to MELLAVSFSSSLAGNALFLARQHLCKWKNHSRFDLEAKFVRNKILNKSLRRGRRCLSEKTEASISCSTGTGEDPLIPVNQKLSDARVIYAVAPAMGHNQESHPESHFRVPSIVNALEKWELSPKFRGLEVIELENFNAASSNDIASVHTRAYVSGLEKAMDQASKQGIILIEGSGPTYATVDTFQESLVAAGAGIALIDAVVAESKISKSPPVGFALIRPPGHHAIPKGPMGFCVFGNVAVAARYAQRSHGLKRVFIIDFDVHHGNGTNDAFYDDPDIFFLSTHQDGSYPGTGKFEEVGHGDGEGTTLNLPLPGGSGDTAMRTVFDEIIVPCAQRFKPDIILVSAGYDAHVLDPLASLQFTTGTYYMLASYIQQLANDLCEGRCVFFLEGGYNLKSLSYSVADSFRAFLGEPSLASEFDNPAILHEEPSTRVRQAIERVKHIHSL, encoded by the exons ATGGAGCTCCTTGCAGTCTCTTTCTCGTCATCTCTGGCTg GGAATGCCTTGTTTTTGGCGAGGCAGCATTTGTGCAAGTGGAAGAACCATAGTAGATTTGACTTAGAAGCCAAATTTGtgagaaataaaattttgaataagaGTTTGAGAAGAGGAAGGAGGTGTTTATCTGAAAAAACAGAAGCTTCTATTTCTTGTTCAACTGGTACAGGGGAGGATCCCCTTATTCCTGTTAATCAGAAATTAAGTGATGCACGCGTCATTTATGCTGTAGCTCCTGCCATGGGTCATAACCAG GAGTCTCATCCAGAATCCCATTTTAGAGTTCCGTCAATAGTGAATGCTCTTGAAAAATGGGAGCTCTCGCCAAAG TTCCGTGGCTTGGAGGTtattgaacttgaaaatttcaacGCAGCATCATCGAATGACATTGCAAGTGTTCATACAAGAGCCTATGTATCAGGCCTTGAGAAG GCTATGGATCAAGCCTCAAAACAGGGAATTATTTTGATTGAAGGCTCTGGGCCAACATACGCAACTGTTGAT ACGTTCCAGGAGTCACTAGTTGCAGCTGGAGCAGGAATTGCCTTAATTGATGCAGTG GTTGCAGAATCAAAGATCAGCAAGAGTCCACCTGTAGGTTTTGCTTTAATAAGACCTCCTGGACATCATGCTATTCCAAAGGGTCCAATggggttttgtgtttttggaaATGTTGCAGTTGCAGCTCGTTATGCTCAGCGTTCACATGGCTTAAAGCGTGTGTTTATCATTGATTTTGATGTTCACCATGGGAATGGGACAAATGATGCTTTCTATGATGATCCTGATATATTTTTCCTGTCAACTCAccaa GATGGAAGCTACCCTGGTACTGGTAAATTTGAGGAGGTAGGCCATGGAGATGGGGAAGGAACAACACTAAATCTTCCTCTACCTGGAGGCTCAGGTGATACTGCCATGAGAACTGTGTTTGATGAAATAATTGTACCATGTGCTCAGAGGTTTAAGCCAGATATTATCCTTGTCTCTGCTGG GTATGATGCTCATGTATTGGATCCACTAGCAAGTCTGCAATTCACGACGGGAACATACTACATGCTTGCATCCTATATTCAACAACTTGCGAATGATCTATGTGAGGGTCGATGTGTATTTTTCTTGGAAGGAGGATACAACCTCAAGTCCCTTTCCTATTCCGTGGCAGATTCATTCCGTGCCTTTCTGGGAGAGCCAAGTTTGGCTTCCGAGTTTGACAACCCTGCCATCTTGCATGAAGAGCCATCAACCAGGGTTAGGCAGGCAATTGAGAGGGTGAAACATATACATTCCTTATGA